The Alnus glutinosa chromosome 3, dhAlnGlut1.1, whole genome shotgun sequence nucleotide sequence TTTGAACAATTCTGAATGGGCATACGGTGGATCAAgatcatttataattatttgcttaaatttcttaaatttagacaGATAATTATGAGAGACCATTTATAAAATCCACCTGACTGGATAAGTAGTTGAGTAGCTCGAATTTTATTTGGTTAAGTAGATCCCATAattagtctctcacaatcactagtttaaattttctcaaattcgaacaaattaTTATAGACGATCTTAATCTGCATATGATAACCTTTACCTGATGGGCCGACAACGCTCCACTGTCTGTATAGATTTCCATCCATTCAATaaaatttctcctttatttttaacttaaaatttatttcttttaaaagaaaattagttATCTAcctttttaaacattaaatcTTTTTCttagttattcatttttattatttcattaattttttttttcaaattatctaTATTGCAAAGTCATTTGATATCTTATCatgactaaaaaaataatatatatatatatataattgataattCCTAAGATACATATGATGATATTAAATTATAACCGATAAAATTATTACTGACAGGAGTTATTTTTAGCACAAAATTATGTTAGATAAGAATCATTTTCAGTCGACGCTAGAAGAGAAATTGGCGTGCATTGGTCAACTGCAATTGTCTTTAGCCGATGCATCTCGACGAACTACTTTCGACAAGTATTATTggttacaaaataatttttatatttatatattaacaTTAAATGAGATACACTCCTCACCAAATTTGGTGAAAAGCATGTTAACAGCTCAACAATTTTTGAGGAAGAGTAGCTAATTGAATACAACTATATTTTTTAACCAAATTTGCATATGAATAGTTAGAATAACCTTTAGTCAGCTGGATGTAAATGCCGTAAATCTTATGATATTCTATGGAAACATAAtttcattgtattttttatttatttttttcattttcatttttgtctGCAAGGATGTTGCCCTCATAGTCAAGCTTAAGGCTGTGATTGATTcagtgtaaaatgttttttttttttttttttcgtatttttcaatatttaatgccagcaaaaacataaaataggTGTCGAAACTACTAGAGACTCACTACCTGACCATAGAGCATCGACATGCATATGTTTGTTCTCTATTTTCACATCGAAGTTGTGTCAAACGAGGAGGAGACAAGACTAAcgatttctcaaaaaaaaaaaaggaaaaagaaaaagagaaaaagaaaagaaaaagaaaaaaaaaaaagaaaagaaaaagaagaaagactaACGAGTGTGCAGGACGGAAGAGGTGGGATTTAGCGGTAGAATAGAAATTCTTATATGAGAGCTTTTATACATCCTCCCCTCATCTCCCTTATCattcttttataataaaaaaattgatttttattaaaaagttgtctctgatgtgacatcgaagacaactttttaataaaaatcaatttttttaaagaaaagagggTGATAAGGGAGGATGAGGGGAGGATCTTTAGCATTCCCTTCTTATATCACGTGAAATGTGGCTCACGTAACATATGACATGTATACAATAAATCCGTTTGAAAATAGagttgaattttgattattctatattttttaaaaaattaaaataaatttttttaaaattttttaaattttatctcacaaaattaaacttcaaaattcacataaaaaattaaaattaaattctcatttcaaaaaatacaataCCCAAGCGGACCATTCCGGTCTTGAATTTAGCCTCAAGAGACCCGCTTGTAAAAAATAGCtgtacgttttttttttccggCCCAAAATTGTGTGCGTCTTCAGATCCGAAACATCATGGAGAAATGCAATTGGGCTCCTGTTGGCAGTGTAGGCCCACGCAAGGTCTATTTCCGCCCAGCCCAAGTGTAACCTCCAATATATACGATATTAGGGTTTAAGGCCACCCTCACTACTCGAGGCTCTCACTTCTCAGAGCGCTAGAGGAAGCAGCAGAGGAGGCGCAGCCCCTTCCCAAGAGATCTTCAAGCGCACAAAACCAAAATGGTTCGTCCCCATTTCTTTACCTTCTACGCTCCTTGACCGATCATCGTGAACTTTTTGAAGTTGattcttcttcatttcattGCTGTATTCCTAGGAGAATATGTTTAACTTTGTACAAGATGTGAAGGCTGGCTTTGTTACCACCCAAaagttttgggttttcttttttcttttgttgagtGGTGGTAATGGTAACACGCCCATCACATTCAaatgtgttttctttttaacatCCAGATTTAGGTTCAAATCTGATATGGGTAGTCGCTTTAAAGCTCCTGTTTGATGGTAAACAGGAGATGGGGTTTCGCTTCTCTGTGTTTTAAAGCTTTTAAGGCTTGTTAGGCGTTGTCCCATTGATAGTTGAATTGCATGTTTCAATATTGTTTATAGCATCTAATGCGCGTATCTACCCGTCATGAGTGTGAGCGATAGAACAAGTAACAAAAGAATTTGGATCCATCACATAATGATATGATTGAGGGAGTCATTTTTACGACTTTATATGCGctcaaaacaattttattattattatttttttatttttttattttttttttttttatgaatggttgccattcttgaatttttttccaCTCACAAGTACatattaaactttttaaaaagaagGAATGGCTAGAAACTCTCTTAGTTTTTATTTGTACTCATTTCTCTGTGGAATAGGGCAGCAGTGATTTTAGTAAGGTCTCAATAAATTGTGCGGAAATGATCTGATCAGATGGTATTCGTAGATACCACCATGCTATATTCCTAAATCAATGATACATTTAAAGTGTAAAACCTTGATTCAGAATTCTGCACCTGTGGAGGATTTAGTTTTCTTGATCATAATCTTGGGTATTTAGGGTGCTATTATCCTTTAGGAAGCAAAACAACGCAATTGCATGTTGATTAAATGTTTATTTGCATACTCGTTTGTGAAATAACCTACAAGAAACTTGTTAATTCTTACTTTGCTTAGTATGTTTAAAGATgcatggaaaaataaaaagagtttgTGTGgtgtattttttataaatatgtgTGTGTTTTCATGTTCTTGTATTTTTACATTTGGACAAGAATCTAAATTTGTTGTCTTCAAGATGGATTCTTTGGtttgttaaactttttttaTATGGCTATAACAGGCTAGAGGATTGAAGAAGCATTTGAAGAGGCTCAATGCCCCGAAGCATTGGATGCTAGACAAACTTGGTGGTGCatttgtaagtcaaatttgagtGTTTCTTGTCCCTACATAATGGCGTTTTCCACCTGTTTTGATGTACTCTgacttttttattgttttttattttctctgtgTAGGCCCCCAAGCCTTCATCCGGACCTCACAAATCCAGGGAATGCCTGCCCTTGATCCTTATCTTACGAAACAGGTTGAAGTATGCTCTCACGTACCGTGAGGTCATTGCCATTTTGATGCAACGCCATGTTCTGGTTGATGGGAAGGTCAGGACTGATAAAACATATCCTGCAGGTTTCATGGGTACGAACATCAAACTCTtcttgattttatatatttttaataaaaaaaaaatttctgataTTTGGTTGTGTTTGTATTCTTGTGTTGCGTTGTATTTTCATGAAAAGCTGTCACGTGGAAGTGGGAATGCAATTGAGGACACTATAAAGAAAAGTTGGCAATTAATAGGTGTTAAAGGGGAATGCCAAGCAGAAGCTTGCTCAAATATATGATTTGGATAGTTGAACCCACATATATAGGATGTTACAACTACTGTAGGATAAAATAGTGCAGGGCAATTAGCCATACTCTTTCCTGAATTACATATTCTATGGCTTGATGCAGGCAATAGGATAGTTGGTTTGATCAATTTTTGACTCGTAGGATGATGCCTGCTTCATTTTAGCTGCTTTGTATTTATTGGTCCTAACATTTGTTTCTTTGATCTTATTGCttatccgaaaaaaaaaaaattgtttctttgaTCTTATTGGTTGGGAATGTACTCTTCTATTAAATTATGGTTGGTTCTGACAGATGTTGTATCAATCCCTAAAACAAATGAGAACTTCCGTCTCCTTTATGACACCAAGGGTCGGTTCCGCCTCCACTCAATAAGGGATGAAGAAGCAAAGGTAATGATTTAAATCCTCTCAAGTATGTGTTTAGTTTCTTACTGTAGCAAGGATATGATTTAAATCTTAAGAGTGAACGTAGTTTTTACTATTTTTGAATGATTTGATATAAGTGAGTTTTCTGCATATGGAAGTGTGTGCCCCATATTGCCATATGTGAAGAGAGATAATTTCATTGCATATGCTAGGTTATGTAAAGTTTGACAAATTTTAGGATTTCTTCTACATTTCAATCTGTCAagctttgcttttctttctaACTATTTGTCTATGTAAAGTTTGTAAACACATTGGGTTCCGGATGTTTATTAGTGACTTGTCCTAAGTCCTAAAATTTTAGtagatattaataaaatatattactcTGGTGTATTTAATGATTCATTTTTGTATCATGGATCCCTTAATCGTGTTATTCTGACATTTTAAGTGTGTGCTTTTGCAGTTTAAGCTCTGCAAAGTCCGCTCTGTGCAGTTTGGCCAAAAAGGTATACCATACCTGAACACCTATGATGGACGAACCATCCGCTACCCAGACCCTGTAATTAAGGCCAACGACACAATCAAGCTAGACCTGGAGAGCAACAAGATCACAGACTTCATCAAGTTTGATGTTGGGAATGTAGTCATGGTGACGGGTGGAAGGAACAGGGGACGTGTTGGAGTCATCAAAAGCAGGGAGAAGCATAAGGGGACCTTTGAGACCATCCATGTTCAGGATGCCAGTGGGCATGAATTTGCAACTCGATTAGGCAATGTGTTCATCATTGGCAAGGGGACAAAACCATGGGTATCCCTTCCTAAGGGTAAGGGTATTAAGCTGACAATCATTGAAGAGGCCAGGAAGAGGCATGGAGCAGAAGTAGCTGCAGCTACAGCATAAAGAATTTTGGTAAAAACATTCTTCAAAGTTGACAGTTATTTTGTAGTTTGTTCCCGGATTAATGCTCCATCTTTTGTCCTTTTCATTATGCTTCAAAGTTTGAAAAGCTTATCTTAAACTATTGTTATTTTGACTTGAAAATTTTGCTTGACTACTTTAACATTTGGTTCTCGtggtatttttctttctctggaTGGATTTCTTCGTTTTCCTGGCCATAGCTTGGCAAGTTAGTTATTGTATACTTTGAGTCTTTGAGAACATCTGTAGGTTATGAGCTCATAATTCTACATGACGTCAGGAGACATGCAAGTTACTGGATTTTCATGGATTAGGATTCCCTACAATTGTGGTTCCTTTCTTTGTGGGCTTTCCGAATGGCGTTGCGATTGAAGCGCCCAATTGTAGGGAATCCTAGTTCCCGGGAATTTCATACAAGCATTGTCACTGTGTCGATGTTCCACTGACGTGGGGAGGGTTCAAAATAGTTGAAAGTTTTGAGGAGTTTTTgaaatagtgaatttttttctccttaataAACATTCAagggtaaaaagaaaaagagtgggGCTTTATAAGATTGTTGTAGCTGTTTCcttaatttgtttataaaaaaggATCGAGTATATAAAgaattaaatggaaaaaaagCTCTCCCAAAAAATCGTCCATCTTACTCAAGTGTTATAAGAACACTGGATACTAGCTAGTCATGTGCCATGAAAGAGTCGGAAGTGCCCAAAGTTTGAGCTT carries:
- the LOC133864173 gene encoding small ribosomal subunit protein eS4z-like, giving the protein MARGLKKHLKRLNAPKHWMLDKLGGAFAPKPSSGPHKSRECLPLILILRNRLKYALTYREVIAILMQRHVLVDGKVRTDKTYPAGFMDVVSIPKTNENFRLLYDTKGRFRLHSIRDEEAKFKLCKVRSVQFGQKGIPYLNTYDGRTIRYPDPVIKANDTIKLDLESNKITDFIKFDVGNVVMVTGGRNRGRVGVIKSREKHKGTFETIHVQDASGHEFATRLGNVFIIGKGTKPWVSLPKGKGIKLTIIEEARKRHGAEVAAATA